In one Gemmatimonadaceae bacterium genomic region, the following are encoded:
- the rpsH gene encoding 30S ribosomal protein S8, producing MSMTDPIADMLTRIRNAVGSKHRRVDMPASRVKTEIARLLKESNFISDYKIVTTESGANLLRVSLKYAQGGQPVIRELQRVSSPGLRKYVGVSEIPRVRNGLGVAILSTSQGLMTDRQARQARTGGELLAIVW from the coding sequence ATGAGCATGACCGATCCTATTGCCGATATGCTCACGCGGATCCGGAACGCCGTCGGATCAAAGCACCGTCGCGTGGACATGCCGGCTTCGAGAGTCAAGACCGAGATCGCCCGCCTCCTCAAGGAGTCGAACTTCATCTCGGACTACAAGATCGTCACGACCGAGAGCGGCGCGAATCTGCTGCGCGTCTCGCTCAAGTACGCGCAGGGCGGCCAGCCGGTGATCCGGGAGCTGCAGCGCGTCTCGAGCCCGGGGCTGCGCAAGTACGTCGGGGTCTCCGAGATCCCGCGGGTGCGCAACGGACTGGGCGTCGCGATCCTGTCCACCTCGCAGGGGCTGATGACCGACCGGCAGGCGCGCCAGGCGCGCACCGGTGGTGAGCTCCTCGCCATCGTCTGGTAG
- the rpsN gene encoding 30S ribosomal protein S14, with protein sequence MAKKSSIEKNDRRKQMVQRYAAKRKALKAVIQNPNASDEEKTAAQFALQKLPRNSSPSRIRNRCQMTGRSRGYEGAFGLSRIALREMANNGLLPGVRKASW encoded by the coding sequence CAAGAAGAGCAGCATCGAGAAGAACGACCGCCGCAAGCAGATGGTCCAGCGCTACGCCGCCAAGCGGAAGGCGCTGAAGGCCGTCATCCAGAACCCGAATGCGTCGGACGAGGAGAAGACGGCCGCGCAGTTCGCGCTGCAGAAGCTGCCGCGCAACTCGTCGCCGAGCCGCATCCGCAACCGCTGCCAGATGACCGGCCGGTCGCGCGGCTACGAGGGCGCGTTCGGGCTGAGCCGGATCGCGCTGCGGGAGATGGCGAACAATGGGCTGCTGCCCGGGGTTCGGAAAGCGAGCTGGTAA